The sequence below is a genomic window from Lolium perenne isolate Kyuss_39 chromosome 4, Kyuss_2.0, whole genome shotgun sequence.
TCAAGTCATTGTGTGCTGCAATATGTTGTACCCACAACATTATATAGGAGGGCAAGACTACAAGTGTCCAACTCCAACACTACTCATATCCTATCCACCTTAGGTCTAGAACCAAGTTCAAACGTAAACCGGGTGGTATAAAATACTTGACACAAACTCAACAAACTCCACAATGCAAAGATTCTCCGTGTATCGGATTCGTCCGACCATCAAACTTTTTTGTATATCGGGCTTCGGTTGTCTTCCATTGCTATATATCCTGATTTACTTGGCACCAAGCTACACGGTCATTCCATTAAACCAACAGTATTTCACCCACATTTTCTATTATCAGGAGTTTCTACTTGCATCGAACTCTACAATTCCATGGTAACCATCCACCATACATCACAACTTCATTGTCTTTCGGGGGGAGAGGGTCCAACGCCTATTCTAAGGATGTGTTGCTCTCCTGTTAGGGTTGGTTGGTGAGACGAGACGCTCATGTAGCAGGCTCATGTTGCATGTGAGTTGGAGACACTAGTTTGGTGGGCCCGAGATTGAGTAACAATACTCTTAGTCTTCTCTCACAACCGATGTGGTATTAAACCCGGCAAATCCTCCGTTATACATCAATCACCATCGTTCTATTTAACATTAGTGTTCGAGACCACCAACAATGACTGGCTGCCATGAGTACAACATGATTTGTGGTAGGGCaccttggctctgataccaattgttacaCAATTCCTAGGTCCAGTAAACCTGTGTCTGTGATCCTCCTCCTCTAGATCAAACATCAGAAACCTTCAAACATCGCTCTAATACAACTTTTTATCATTGGAGGCACATGACCAATCTACTGAGGACCAAGAAAAAATAACCAAATGAAAATGCCGTGATATGTTGACGAGGTTTGGCGAACTCTCTTAGTCATTGGGGCATGACTATGGGTGCTCTCCTCTCATTGATACTGTAACACTGGGCGTCTAGACTATGGTTCCCTTGTGTGCAAGTCACTATCTAGTTGTCATGTGTTACATCGTGTGTATCCACCACATTATATAGGAGATCAATGCTACACTTGTTCGACTAGGACACTATATGTGTCCAATCAACACTGGTTAACACCAAGTCCAAACGTAACTCGACGGGTAAGTAATATTCGACACAAACTCAACATAGTCCACTATATACATATTGCACTTTCCAAATTAGTGCAAGTAAACATGCAAAGCGAGAAAAAATGTTCATAAGAAGTTACAGTGTAATGTTTTTGGTCGAAGCAGTGACCCGGTGGTCCAGTCTCCAAAGCTACTATATTGCAATTGCTTTGCTGTAGAGAGCAGATAATATAAAGGAACAAGGAAATAGAAACAGACAGGCAAAAACACACGGAGGGAACCAAACTAATCGAAATCTTCTACCAAGAACGAATACTAACGAGCAGCGCGCTTATCCACTTATTGTCTCTTCCCTATAACTTTAGCCAAGAAACTAAAACACAGAAAAAATGTTAGTAATGAAGTTCTGCAAGAGCAGGCAAAGATCAGAATCAATGATTTGAAAGCAACGACAAGAAAAATATTGCCCATGAGATTATAATGTCAAGGAACTCTTCCCCACGATCTTGCCATCTCCTCCTGCACAACCATGGATCGATcaatttgtcttttttttttctttattcCCAAGTCCTAACTACAGTCCTACCATCCGTGTTTCTCGTTTCGTCATCCAATTCAAATCACTCAGATGAGACCACCCCTGTACATTACTCAACTAGCTATGCTCACCTAATCATCATCCTAATTGTTTACTCCAAATATTAATACTATTATGATCATCTGCACTCATCAGGCACACTGATTGCACCCTTTCAATCGCTCCCACAGACGATCTTTATTTTTCTGTATTTCGCGCCTCGGGTTTTCTATTCCGCGGTTGCCCGAAATTCAGCGGTCTTCGATAGCTGTCTCGGCATCTCCAACTGGAATTAACGATTTTTTCCAAGAATTGATGGTTCGTGTTAAACAATGGCAGCAAAGCCTTGATGTTGAAAGCACAATGGTCAGACATGTACGCAGAACATTCCGTTTGCCACCCTCCTAGATCAGCAGTAGTCCTACATTCCTACTACTGTATAAATACCGCCACACGCATTGGCATCTACAAGATACTCTTAGCCAGCCATCGATCGACCAGCATAAAACTACGTCTAGTGCAAGAACTTCGATCCATGGAGTCCTCGGAGGCGAGCTGGCACTCGTTCGATCCGTCGGTGGCCGTGGAGGACTCGGAGGCCATGGCGCGGCTGCTGGGTGTGCAGTTCTTCGGCAacgagcagcagcagcagaagcAACCGGCAGCGGCGGCGCCGTTGTCGTCCATGTACTGGCCCGCCCACGAGGCTGACCAGTACTACACTTCGGCGCCGTACTACATGCAGATGCAGGAAGGCACCTCGGCCTCGGCTGGCGCAGGTTACCACAATCACGGCGGCTACTACGACGGCGGCGCCATGGTGGGCGAGTTCTTCGTGGCGCCCGAAGAGCAGATCACCGATCCGGCTGCATTCATGGTTGATCTCAATCTTCAGTTTGATGACCAGGACGGAAACACGTCCGCCTGCAGGAGGAAGTTGGGCGACCAGAACGGTGAGAGCAGCACGGGCACTGCTCCCAAGAAGAAACCGCGCTCCGCCTCCGCGACAACGCCGCCGGTAAGTGCAAGGAAGAAGTGAACTCGCTCCATCGTGATCAACGGCTCAAGATACCTACCAGGGTGTGTGCCTGACGACGATTGTCTATGTGCGATCGACCGATGCAGGTGCAGAGGAAGGGCAAGAGCAGTGTGCCACCCAAGAGGGCTTCCAAGGGCGCGTGCAGCCGAGGCGCGCAGCAGGAAGAGAGCAATGGCGGCAACAACGTGCAGAGCTCCAGCAACTacctctccgacgacgacgacgacgagtcgcTGGAGATGACCTCGTGCAGCAACATGAGCTCGGCGTCCAAGAAGAAGTCGTCGTCGCACGGCGCTGGCGCCAAGGCCAGGGCCGGGCGTGGCGCCGCCACCGACCCGCAAAGCCTCTACGCCAGGGTAAGCTAATTACTCTCAATACTAATCTGAAATAATAATAGACGACCAATGCAATCACAGCGTCGTGACCAAGTCTGAAACTCTGAATACTAACCTGAAAAATACTCGTCTTGTTGTGAACAGAAACGTAGAGAGAAGATCAATGAGCGGCTGAAGGTGCTGCAGAATCTTGTCCCGAATGGAACCAAGGTAATGATCGATATATTTGAAATTTTAATCATTCCAACTCCAACTATAACAAATGTTATGATAATAGGAAGAAACATCtggatcatgatgatgttctGATGCATGCTGAGACGTGGTTTTCAGGTAGACATTAGCACGATGCTGGAAGAAGCAGTTCACTACATCAAATTCATGCAGCTCCAAATCAAGGTCTGGTTCTTGCAAAATTCCAATCgtgttctatttttttatttagaagattactactccctccattcataaaaagatacatctattttttttatcttcggatgtatctatacataAAAAAATATTAGGTCCATACATCTAAATTTTTAAAAACTCCAAACATCTTTATGTAGAGGTAGTAGTATTTTTTTTGTTTGCGAATTCAGAAGAGATATTAATGTTGTATGCACATTGAGTGATTATTGGTCATCAGAAAGAAAACTGCACCGATGTTTTTGAACTAATTGACCCTGACCGTTTCTCTTTGTGTACAGCTTTTGAGCTCGGACGATATGTGGATGTTCGCGCCGATCGCCTACAACGGGTTCAACGTCGGGCTCGACCTCAAGATCGctccgccacaacaatgatgggcTTGGAGCCAACCAATGATATGGAAACTTTCttggcatgaagatgaagtccataTATACATACATACCTACATATACAATGATTCTTCATTGCTTAGTATTTTTCCTTCTTGAATTCATTCTAGTCATAAATTACAGA
It includes:
- the LOC127349124 gene encoding uncharacterized protein, whose translation is MESSEASWHSFDPSVAVEDSEAMARLLGVQFFGNEQQQQKQPAAAAPLSSMYWPAHEADQYYTSAPYYMQMQEGTSASAGAGYHNHGGYYDGGAMVGEFFVAPEEQITDPAAFMVDLNLQFDDQDGNTSACRRKLGDQNGESSTGTAPKKKPRSASATTPPVQRKGKSSVPPKRASKGACSRGAQQEESNGGNNVQSSSNYLSDDDDDESLEMTSCSNMSSASKKKSSSHGAGAKARAGRGAATDPQSLYARKRREKINERLKVLQNLVPNGTKVDISTMLEEAVHYIKFMQLQIKLLSSDDMWMFAPIAYNGFNVGLDLKIAPPQQ